The genomic window GTCGGGGACGGCCGTGGCGTACAGCAACCCCTCCTCCCCGTGCAGCTGGAACACCTCCGGCGCGAGGAACACGCACTGTGCGTAGCCCTGGCAGCGCGTGAGATCCACAACGGTCTGCATCCCCA from Streptomyces formicae includes these protein-coding regions:
- a CDS encoding ferredoxin — translated: MQTVVDLTRCQGYAQCVFLAPEVFQLHGEEGLLYATAVPDDQVERVRQAAAACPVQAILLGEEVSAGAR